Genomic window (Spiroplasma sabaudiense Ar-1343):
TAAAAGAACAATACCAATCCTTTTTGACCGGTCAATTCACTTAGCATTTTTGATTCACTATTTTCTAGCATGTATTTTTTGGTTTTTCAATTCATATTTTACCTCCTCTATTTTTTGATTAGAAATAAAAAATTAGGATAATAAAATCACAGCATTAGTTTTACTGCAAATAATAAGCTTATAATTTTGCAAGATCTAAAGCATTTTAAAATATTATTGTATTTTTAAATTATAGAGATTTAAGATTATGTATTTAATGCTTTAAATCAAGAGGTCGGAGACTACTGTCAATTAGTCAGAACCTTACTAAGATAATAAACCTTTATTAAAAAATGTGTTAAAAAATAAAAAATTTACTTTAATAATTATTATCTAAGCATGCATTTTTTTGAAATTCTTTTGTAGACCATGACTTTGCAATCTTCATCTGCAAAGCGATCAAAAACAAAGACTCCTAAGAAGTGGTAACCAATTTTTTCTTTCTCAAAAAACTTACCAAAAACAACTAAATTAAGATTTTTTTGCTTCTGTGATAACTTAATGCGGTTTTCTGTTGTTTTGTGAGTGTCGACTTGAAAAATTTTAGTTAAATCTTTACTTGGATAAGTTGCATAACCATTAAGAATTTCTTTTTCGCGATTCTTGTCCAAGACAAAATTAGGAAATCAGACCTGTTCATTTTCACTAATTTTATAGGTCCCTGTTAAGCTTGAGATATTATTTTCGTCTGTAAACAAACTTGAAATCACATCCAAAATTGTTCTAAAAGTAATTCTATCGTCGGTTGTGATTTCTTTCTTTTTTAATATTTCATGAATTAAACTATTTGACATCTTTAAACCCTCTTTTATACACTTAAAGTATACATTTTTTTGCTTTTAGTTTCATCTTTTAGGTAAATAATAAGTGTTTTATTTAAAAACTTTAATTGTTGGACCATAATGTCAAAGTTAATTGTCAGGTTGATGATGTATTTTCAACCATTAAAAGCAATTTTGATATTCGATAGTTTTTCTAAGTTCTTCAATTTGTTGTTGGGCTTGGTGAATTTGCTCTTCTGTAAAATTGTAATGAGCTTCATTGCGACTGTTATAAACTTCAAAATAATCAATTTGAGTAACTTCAGGGAACAGGCCCAGGATTAGAATTTCATAGAGCTTTAACTGCAAAATTTCTTTCTCATGATTTAATCTTGAAGTTGTTTTAAAGTCAACTAGGTGTCATTTGTCATTTTTATCTAAATATAAAAGGTCAAAAGTACCATTAAATTTACCATTTGATAGCGACAATTCACTATAAACCTCTTTTTCTTTAATGGAATTTAGTTTGTTTTTAATTCAATGGTATTCATTAATGTGGGTTCTAACTGTCCCGCCTTGTAAAGAATGCTCGCAATAGTGGTCTTCAAACCCTCTTAAGTATTGGCTAAGATTATTGTGGACG
Coding sequences:
- a CDS encoding PD-(D/E)XK nuclease family protein → MKLKDYYQQPKVILLEEGHQYINTENNEVINLPSASELISYFYPFNKELVDPEILEAAINKGICVHNNLSQYLRGFEDHYCEHSLQGGTVRTHINEYHWIKNKLNSIKEKEVYSELSLSNGKFNGTFDLLYLDKNDKWHLVDFKTTSRLNHEKEILQLKLYEILILGLFPEVTQIDYFEVYNSRNEAHYNFTEEQIHQAQQQIEELRKTIEYQNCF